A region of Haloplanus sp. XH21 DNA encodes the following proteins:
- the trpG gene encoding anthranilate synthase component II: protein MTVLVIDNFDSFTYNLVEYISDHPDPATGEPIRVEVRKNTISLETVRELDPDAIVISPGPGHPKNDRDVGVTNAVLREVSPAVPTLGVCLGLEAAVYAYGGAVGHAPEPIHGKASPVDHDGEGVFAGLDPDIRAGRYHSLVATSVPDEFTVSATTTHTVDGTDHELVMGIRHREYPLECVQFHPESVLTAAGHDIIDNFLQGARSTDRVDA from the coding sequence ATGACGGTGCTGGTGATCGACAACTTCGACTCCTTCACCTACAATCTGGTCGAGTACATCTCCGATCATCCCGACCCGGCGACGGGCGAACCGATCCGGGTCGAGGTGCGCAAGAACACGATTTCGCTCGAAACGGTCCGGGAACTCGACCCCGATGCCATCGTCATCAGTCCCGGGCCCGGCCACCCGAAAAACGACCGCGACGTGGGGGTGACGAACGCCGTCCTCCGAGAGGTGAGTCCCGCGGTGCCGACGCTCGGGGTCTGTCTCGGCCTCGAAGCCGCCGTCTACGCCTACGGCGGCGCCGTCGGCCACGCGCCGGAACCCATCCACGGGAAGGCGTCCCCCGTCGACCACGACGGCGAGGGCGTCTTCGCGGGGCTCGATCCGGACATCCGCGCCGGTCGGTATCACTCCCTGGTCGCGACGAGCGTCCCCGACGAGTTCACCGTGTCGGCGACGACGACCCACACCGTCGACGGAACTGACCACGAACTCGTCATGGGCATCCGCCACCGCGAGTATCCACTCGAATGCGTACAGTTCCACCCGGAGAGCGTCCTGACCGCCGCCGGACACGACATCATCGACAACTTCCTGCAGGGCGCCCGGTCGACGGACCGGGTCGACGCCTAG
- the trpE gene encoding anthranilate synthase component I, giving the protein MTPDRDRDTFVTDLDGRTAPVVARLAVTLDAETTPLSAYAALDDRSDYGFLLESAEKTPSSDPEGAFTQSDEGTDRHARYSFVGYDPEAVVSVTGTDIAVESLGGPAAELVAATAGVDDTDADVLDALRTTLPDLDRVGFPPGDRQQLDGGLVGFLAYDAVYDLWLDEVGVERPDPIVPDAEFVLTTRTVAFDHADGTIQLVFTPVLTPDTDPGAVYDDLLDEAIKIEETLAVASAPETGGFERTGATAGPREAYEDAVRQAKEHVLDGDIYQSVISRKRELTGDIDPLGLYESLRDVNPSPYMYLLRHGDRTIVGASPETLVSVQGDRVVSNPIAGTCPRGSGPVEDRRLAGEMLADGKERAEHTMLVDLARNDVRRVSEPGSIRVEEFMNVLKYSHVQHIESTVTGTLATGDDPSAGDERSPPFDAFDATRATFPAGTLTGAPKVRAMEIIDALEADPRGVYGGGVGYYSWSGDAEFAIVIRTATVDHGAEDRITVQAGAGIVADSDPASEYEETEQKMGGVLDALGRIETTRTEATR; this is encoded by the coding sequence GTGACGCCCGACCGCGACCGCGACACCTTCGTGACCGACCTCGACGGTCGGACAGCCCCAGTCGTCGCCCGCCTCGCCGTCACGCTCGACGCCGAGACGACGCCGCTCTCGGCGTACGCGGCGCTGGACGACCGCAGCGACTACGGCTTCCTGCTGGAGAGCGCGGAGAAGACGCCGTCGAGCGACCCCGAGGGCGCCTTCACCCAGTCCGACGAGGGGACCGACCGCCACGCCCGGTACTCCTTCGTCGGCTACGACCCCGAGGCCGTCGTCTCCGTGACGGGGACCGACATCGCCGTCGAGTCCCTCGGCGGACCGGCGGCCGAACTGGTCGCCGCGACCGCCGGCGTCGACGACACGGACGCCGACGTACTCGATGCGCTCCGAACCACGCTTCCCGATCTCGACCGCGTCGGCTTCCCGCCGGGCGACCGCCAGCAACTCGACGGCGGTCTGGTCGGCTTCCTGGCGTACGATGCGGTCTACGACCTCTGGCTGGACGAGGTGGGCGTCGAACGCCCCGATCCGATCGTGCCCGACGCGGAGTTCGTGTTGACGACGCGAACGGTGGCGTTCGACCACGCCGACGGAACGATACAGCTCGTGTTCACGCCGGTGCTCACGCCGGACACCGACCCCGGCGCCGTCTACGACGACCTGCTCGACGAGGCGATCAAGATCGAGGAGACGCTCGCGGTGGCCAGCGCGCCCGAGACGGGCGGGTTCGAACGCACCGGCGCCACCGCCGGGCCGCGCGAGGCCTACGAAGACGCGGTCCGGCAGGCCAAGGAACACGTCCTCGACGGCGACATCTACCAGAGCGTCATCTCGCGCAAACGGGAACTCACCGGCGACATCGACCCGCTGGGCCTGTACGAATCCCTCCGTGATGTCAACCCTTCGCCGTACATGTATCTCCTGCGCCACGGCGACCGCACCATCGTCGGCGCAAGCCCCGAGACGCTGGTCTCGGTCCAGGGCGATCGGGTGGTCTCGAACCCCATCGCAGGCACCTGTCCCCGGGGGTCCGGTCCCGTCGAGGACCGCCGCCTCGCCGGCGAGATGCTCGCCGACGGGAAGGAGCGTGCGGAGCATACGATGCTGGTCGACCTGGCGCGCAACGACGTCCGTCGCGTCTCCGAACCCGGATCGATCCGCGTCGAGGAGTTCATGAACGTACTGAAATACTCCCACGTCCAGCACATCGAGTCGACGGTGACGGGGACGCTCGCGACGGGTGATGATCCGAGCGCTGGGGACGAGCGCTCCCCACCGTTCGACGCCTTCGACGCCACCCGGGCGACCTTCCCCGCGGGGACGCTCACCGGCGCGCCGAAAGTGCGCGCGATGGAGATCATCGACGCCCTCGAAGCGGACCCGCGCGGCGTCTACGGCGGGGGAGTCGGCTACTACTCGTGGTCCGGCGACGCCGAGTTCGCCATCGTCATCCGGACGGCGACGGTCGACCACGGCGCCGAGGACCGCATCACCGTCCAGGCGGGGGCGGGAATCGTCGCCGACAGCGACCCCGCGAGCGAGTACGAGGAGACCGAACAGAAGATGGGCGGCGTGCTCGACGCCCTCGGCCGCATCGAGACGACGCGAACGGAGGCGACACGATGA
- a CDS encoding phosphoribosylanthranilate isomerase, producing MARVKICGVTTEADLQAVVDAGADAVGILTEVDVDTPREVEPDKAADLVAAAPPFLSTVLVSMPDSAARAVGLAGAVAPDAVQLHGDFGADEVRYIRREARADVITAVDADDTDRARAHDGVADAILVDSTTESGAGGTGETHDWEATRSLADDLETPVVLAGGLTPANVAEAVHTVGPYAVDVSSGVERTGGRKDHEAVETFVRNARREVPV from the coding sequence ATGGCGCGCGTGAAGATCTGTGGTGTGACCACCGAGGCGGACCTGCAGGCCGTCGTCGACGCCGGCGCCGACGCCGTCGGCATCCTCACCGAAGTCGACGTCGACACGCCCCGAGAGGTGGAGCCGGACAAGGCGGCCGATCTGGTTGCCGCCGCCCCACCCTTCCTCTCGACGGTGCTGGTGTCGATGCCCGACTCGGCGGCGCGGGCGGTCGGGCTCGCGGGCGCCGTCGCTCCCGACGCCGTCCAACTGCACGGTGACTTCGGCGCCGACGAAGTCCGGTATATCCGCCGCGAGGCGCGCGCGGACGTGATCACCGCCGTCGACGCCGACGACACCGACCGCGCCCGCGCCCACGACGGCGTCGCGGACGCCATCCTCGTCGATTCGACGACTGAGTCGGGCGCGGGCGGCACCGGAGAGACACACGACTGGGAAGCCACGCGCTCGCTCGCTGACGACCTCGAGACGCCCGTCGTCCTCGCGGGCGGACTGACGCCAGCGAACGTCGCCGAGGCGGTTCACACGGTCGGTCCCTACGCCGTCGACGTCTCCAGCGGCGTCGAACGGACTGGCGGGCGGAAGGACCACGAAGCGGTCGAGACGTTCGTCCGGAACGCGCGCCGGGAGGTGCCGGTGTGA
- the trpD gene encoding anthranilate phosphoribosyltransferase produces the protein MQDHIERVTDGEDLTQEEARDAARAVFEEATEAQIGALLAALRAKGETETEIAGFAEGMRDAARTIDPDRTPLVDTCGTGGDDYDTINVSTTSAIVAAGADIAVAKHGNYSVSSTSGSADVLEVAGVDVEAEPPAVEEAIDRDGIGFMLAPVFHPAMKAVIGPRKELGMRTIFNVLGPLTNPAGADAQVVGVYDPDLVPVLARSLARMDIGRAMVVHGSGMDEIALHDATTVAEVKGEDVTEYTLMPADLGLERAPIEAVAGGDPEANAADLRRIVTGEVTGPKRDIILANAGAAIYVAGVADDLAGGVDAAREAIDSGAAAAKFDDLRGA, from the coding sequence ATGCAGGATCATATCGAGCGCGTCACCGACGGTGAGGACTTGACCCAGGAGGAGGCACGGGACGCCGCCCGCGCCGTCTTCGAGGAAGCGACCGAGGCCCAGATCGGGGCGCTGCTGGCGGCGCTCCGGGCGAAAGGCGAGACCGAGACCGAAATCGCGGGGTTCGCCGAGGGGATGCGCGACGCCGCGCGGACCATCGACCCCGACCGGACGCCGCTGGTCGACACCTGCGGCACCGGCGGCGACGACTACGACACGATCAACGTCTCGACGACGAGCGCCATCGTCGCCGCGGGCGCGGACATCGCCGTCGCCAAACACGGCAACTACTCCGTGTCCTCTACCTCCGGGAGTGCGGACGTGCTGGAAGTGGCGGGCGTCGACGTCGAGGCCGAACCCCCGGCGGTCGAAGAGGCCATCGATCGCGACGGCATCGGCTTCATGCTCGCGCCCGTCTTCCACCCCGCGATGAAGGCCGTCATCGGCCCGCGGAAGGAACTCGGGATGCGGACGATATTCAACGTGCTCGGCCCGCTGACCAATCCCGCCGGAGCCGACGCGCAGGTGGTCGGCGTTTACGACCCCGACCTCGTGCCCGTCCTCGCCCGCTCGCTCGCGCGGATGGACATCGGCCGCGCGATGGTCGTCCACGGCTCCGGGATGGACGAGATCGCGCTCCACGACGCCACGACGGTCGCCGAAGTCAAGGGGGAGGACGTGACGGAGTACACGCTCATGCCAGCCGATCTGGGCCTGGAGCGAGCACCGATCGAGGCCGTCGCCGGCGGCGACCCCGAGGCGAATGCGGCGGACCTCCGGAGGATCGTCACCGGTGAGGTGACGGGACCAAAACGCGACATCATCCTGGCGAACGCGGGCGCGGCCATCTACGTCGCGGGCGTCGCCGACGACCTGGCGGGTGGCGTCGACGCCGCTCGGGAGGCCATCGACTCGGGCGCCGCCGCCGCGAAGTTCGACGACCTGCGGGGTGCCTGA
- a CDS encoding potassium channel family protein, translating into MTRSNVPIVANRWLLRRVARPVGTLLGVIVVGIAGFVHLGGVSTVEAAFWLLDPSSIELYYQTASGPVDRVKTFAIVVRVALVGAMVWTGETALTATFGGQIQEELRRVRNQRERASTSDHIIICGYGMFGRTVAERSRERGREVVVIERNDAQYNRVLDADVLGVEGDARREGDLRDAGVERADVLVAAIDDSNVNIQIALLATQLAPDLTVVVRVGDETYESVARHAGADEVIIPEVAGGELVSEQW; encoded by the coding sequence GTGACCCGTTCGAACGTCCCGATCGTGGCGAACCGATGGTTGCTCCGGCGCGTCGCCCGACCGGTCGGGACGCTCCTGGGCGTCATCGTCGTCGGCATCGCCGGATTCGTCCACCTCGGTGGCGTCAGCACCGTCGAAGCGGCGTTCTGGCTGCTCGATCCGTCGAGTATCGAACTCTACTACCAGACCGCGTCCGGCCCGGTCGACCGCGTGAAGACGTTCGCCATCGTCGTGCGCGTCGCCCTCGTCGGTGCGATGGTCTGGACGGGCGAGACGGCGCTGACGGCGACGTTCGGCGGGCAGATCCAGGAGGAACTCAGACGCGTGAGAAACCAGCGAGAACGAGCGTCGACCAGTGATCACATCATCATCTGTGGCTACGGGATGTTCGGCCGGACCGTCGCCGAACGGTCGCGGGAACGCGGACGGGAGGTCGTCGTCATCGAGCGAAACGACGCCCAGTACAACCGAGTGCTCGACGCCGACGTCCTCGGCGTCGAAGGCGACGCGCGGCGGGAGGGCGACCTGCGGGACGCCGGGGTCGAGCGAGCGGATGTCCTCGTCGCCGCCATCGACGACTCGAACGTGAACATCCAGATCGCCCTCCTCGCGACGCAACTGGCGCCGGACCTCACCGTCGTCGTCCGCGTTGGCGACGAAACCTACGAATCCGTCGCTCGGCACGCCGGCGCCGACGAGGTGATCATCCCCGAAGTCGCAGGCGGCGAGTTGGTGTCGGAGCAGTGGTGA
- a CDS encoding CBS domain-containing protein: protein MDISDIATQEYIEVDAGERLGKVRSIFDRENPKGLIVTEDGEYAGVIGERDLVRSRIEDGTKASVVMKSAPRVDRHEDVREVARVLVEGGTKVAPVYEGENLWGIVTADAILEAVLDSLDALTVEQIQTEDVVTVTEDDHIGQAINRLRENGVSRLPVVDDDDSLVGVLTTHDIVDFVVRDADRQGRGDRRGDLDRMLDLPVYDLMSSPVVTTTEDETVEDAVRRMLDNDISGLVVTPSEDDETITGVLTKTDVLRALTFTEEGQMDVQITNVALLDTISREEIVEGITSIADKYQEMQVHHAHVRFHEHKEKLRGTPLIQCQIRLRTNRGQVAGTGEGYGADHAFHVAADTLERNVLELKGLIADEQYRGQLLRKLGEL, encoded by the coding sequence ATGGATATCTCTGATATTGCGACTCAAGAGTACATCGAGGTCGACGCGGGCGAGCGCCTCGGAAAGGTTCGCTCTATTTTCGACCGCGAGAACCCGAAGGGCCTCATCGTCACGGAAGACGGTGAGTACGCGGGTGTCATCGGCGAACGCGACCTGGTCCGCTCCCGGATCGAGGACGGGACCAAGGCCAGCGTCGTGATGAAATCCGCACCGCGGGTCGACCGCCACGAGGATGTCCGCGAGGTAGCGCGCGTCCTCGTCGAGGGTGGCACCAAGGTTGCCCCCGTCTACGAGGGAGAGAACCTCTGGGGTATCGTCACCGCCGACGCCATCCTCGAAGCGGTGCTCGACAGTCTCGACGCCCTCACGGTCGAGCAGATCCAGACGGAGGACGTAGTGACCGTCACCGAGGACGACCACATCGGGCAGGCGATCAACCGCCTCCGCGAAAACGGCGTCTCCCGTCTCCCTGTCGTTGACGACGACGACTCCCTCGTCGGCGTGCTCACGACTCACGATATCGTCGACTTCGTGGTCCGGGACGCCGACCGCCAGGGCCGGGGCGACCGCCGTGGTGACCTCGACCGGATGCTCGACCTCCCCGTGTACGACCTGATGTCCAGCCCCGTGGTGACGACCACGGAGGACGAAACCGTCGAGGACGCCGTGCGCCGCATGCTCGACAACGATATTTCGGGGTTGGTCGTCACGCCGAGCGAGGACGACGAGACCATTACGGGCGTGCTCACCAAGACCGACGTGCTCCGCGCGCTCACCTTCACCGAGGAAGGGCAGATGGACGTTCAGATCACCAACGTCGCCCTGCTCGACACCATCTCTCGCGAGGAAATCGTCGAGGGGATCACCAGCATCGCGGACAAGTATCAGGAGATGCAGGTCCACCACGCCCACGTTCGGTTCCACGAACACAAGGAGAAACTCCGCGGGACGCCCCTGATCCAGTGTCAGATCCGCCTGCGGACCAACCGCGGTCAGGTCGCCGGGACGGGCGAGGGCTACGGCGCCGACCACGCGTTCCACGTCGCGGCCGACACGCTCGAACGCAACGTGCTCGAACTGAAAGGACTGATCGCCGACGAGCAGTACCGCGGCCAGCTGCTCCGAAAACTCGGCGAGCTATAA
- the radB gene encoding DNA repair and recombination protein RadB, producing MSEPVPTGCAPIDDLLGGGFERGTVTQVYGPSAAGKTNLALSAAVQVAVAGETAVFIDTEGLSLDRFRQLADAATDDTDLESITSQLIVTEAHDFAEQEEAVRDVAEFAPRAELIVLDSATGFYRLERHDDDEGETLRRVGRQVTHLLSLARKHDLAVVVTNQVFSDPDADRVRALGGHTLEHWTGTVLRLDRFRGGNRRATLEKHRSKPAGETAAFRITGEGLAGGEESL from the coding sequence GTGTCAGAGCCAGTACCCACCGGCTGTGCCCCGATCGACGACCTGCTGGGCGGCGGGTTCGAGCGCGGGACCGTCACGCAGGTGTACGGCCCGTCCGCCGCCGGGAAGACGAATCTCGCGCTCTCGGCGGCCGTCCAGGTCGCCGTCGCGGGCGAGACGGCGGTGTTTATCGACACCGAAGGGCTCTCACTCGATCGGTTTCGGCAACTCGCCGACGCCGCGACCGACGACACGGACCTGGAGTCGATCACCTCGCAACTCATCGTGACCGAGGCCCACGACTTCGCCGAACAGGAGGAGGCCGTCCGCGACGTCGCGGAGTTCGCCCCACGAGCGGAGTTGATCGTCCTCGACAGCGCAACTGGCTTCTACCGACTCGAACGCCACGACGACGACGAGGGCGAGACGCTGCGCCGCGTGGGCCGGCAGGTGACCCATCTCCTGTCGCTAGCGCGCAAACATGACCTCGCAGTCGTCGTGACGAACCAGGTGTTTTCGGACCCCGACGCCGACCGGGTGCGGGCACTCGGCGGCCACACGCTCGAACACTGGACGGGGACCGTGCTCAGACTGGATCGGTTCCGTGGCGGCAACCGACGGGCGACGCTGGAGAAACACCGATCGAAGCCCGCGGGTGAGACGGCAGCCTTCCGCATCACCGGCGAGGGGTTGGCCGGCGGCGAGGAGAGTTTATAG
- the larC gene encoding nickel pincer cofactor biosynthesis protein LarC yields the protein MNTLAFDARMGASGDMLCATLLAVGADPSVLDPVEDALDVRYVVGSTTKAGIASTTVDVVLDEDSGAETGDHDRDHAEREQGHSHDHDDHDHDHTHDHASDEHHDHAEGGGPNRTYAEVVDIVREMDLPSVAERTALAVFRRLGEAEATVHGTDLESTHFHEVGADDAIADVVGATLLLADLGVERVVTTPVSTGGGTVSMSHGDYPVPTPAVTELVADADWSIRGGPVDRELLTPTGAAILAEIATGVETLPTLDIDATGYGAGDADVAHQPNVLRAIAGTGCGGLRREPITVLETTLDDATPEVLGGLQETLADAGAHDVSIVPTTMKKSRPGHVVTVIVDPADAERVARRLAAETGTLGVREGGASHRWVADRSFETVTLDVAGERHDVTVKVATDADGEVYDVSAEYDDAAAVASETDLPVREVLRRAETAFED from the coding sequence ATGAACACGCTCGCGTTCGACGCCCGCATGGGGGCGAGCGGCGACATGCTCTGTGCGACGCTACTCGCCGTCGGCGCCGATCCGTCCGTCCTCGACCCCGTGGAGGATGCCCTCGACGTTCGGTACGTGGTCGGGTCGACGACCAAGGCCGGCATTGCATCGACGACCGTCGACGTGGTGCTGGACGAGGACAGCGGGGCTGAAACGGGCGATCACGACCGCGATCATGCCGAGCGCGAGCAGGGGCACAGCCACGACCACGACGATCACGACCACGATCATACCCACGACCACGCTAGCGACGAACACCACGACCACGCGGAAGGCGGCGGCCCCAATCGCACGTACGCGGAGGTCGTCGACATCGTCCGCGAAATGGACCTTCCGTCGGTCGCCGAACGGACCGCGCTCGCGGTCTTCCGTCGCCTCGGTGAGGCGGAGGCGACCGTCCACGGCACCGACCTCGAATCGACCCACTTCCACGAGGTCGGGGCCGACGACGCCATCGCCGACGTGGTCGGCGCGACGCTCCTGCTGGCGGATCTCGGCGTCGAGCGCGTGGTCACGACGCCCGTCTCGACCGGCGGCGGCACCGTCTCGATGAGCCACGGCGACTACCCAGTGCCAACGCCGGCCGTGACCGAACTCGTGGCCGACGCGGACTGGTCGATCCGGGGCGGGCCGGTCGACCGCGAACTCCTCACCCCCACCGGGGCCGCCATCCTCGCCGAAATCGCCACGGGCGTCGAGACCCTGCCCACGCTCGACATCGACGCCACCGGCTACGGCGCGGGCGACGCCGACGTGGCCCACCAGCCGAACGTCCTCCGGGCGATCGCGGGCACGGGATGCGGCGGGCTCCGGCGCGAACCGATCACGGTGCTGGAGACCACCCTCGACGACGCGACGCCGGAGGTGCTGGGCGGGTTGCAGGAGACGCTCGCGGATGCGGGCGCCCACGACGTGTCTATCGTCCCGACGACGATGAAGAAATCGCGTCCAGGGCATGTGGTTACAGTGATCGTCGACCCCGCGGACGCCGAGCGGGTGGCCCGGCGACTCGCCGCCGAGACGGGGACGCTCGGCGTCCGCGAGGGCGGTGCCAGTCACCGCTGGGTGGCCGACCGGTCGTTCGAGACGGTGACGCTCGACGTGGCCGGCGAGCGCCACGACGTGACGGTGAAAGTCGCCACCGACGCCGACGGCGAGGTGTACGACGTCAGCGCGGAGTACGACGACGCTGCGGCGGTGGCGAGCGAGACCGACCTGCCGGTGCGCGAGGTGCTCCGACGCGCGGAAACGGCGTTCGAAGATTAG
- a CDS encoding CDC48 family AAA ATPase: MNEVQLEVAKAYPNDSGRGIARLDPDTLLHLKLSPGDIIEIEGAETTAAKVWRADRQDWNTDTVRIDGFTRQNADVGIGERVTIRKAEATKAEKLVLAPPEEASVQFGSDAAGMVKRQILKRPVVERDIVPVMSSTNHPFMRSPGQAIPLIAVETEPDGVCLVTEDTEVELREEPISGFEKTGGGITYEDIGGLQSEIQRVREMVELPMKHPQIFKKLGIEPPQGVLLHGPPGTGKTLLAKAVANETSASFFSIAGPEIISKYYGESEQQLREIFEDAKDESPSIIFIDELDSIAPKREDVTGEVERRVVAQLLTMMDGLETRGQVIVIAATNRVDSVDPALRRPGRFDREIEIGVPDEGGRKEILQIHTRGMPLSDDVSLDHLADETHGFVGADIESLTKEAAMKALRRYLPEIDLDEEDIPPSLIDRMIVKRDDFGGALNEVEPSAMREVLVELPKITWDDVGGLDDPKQKVKEAVEWPLSSPEKFDRMGVDPPKGVLLYGPPGTGKTLMAKAVANETNANFISVRGPQLLSKWVGESEKAIRQTFRKARQVSPTVIFFDELDSLAPSRGNEVGNNVSERVVNQLLTELDGLEDMEDVMVIAATNRPDMIDPALLRSGRFDRLVFIGEPEQEGREQILKIHTRDSPLAPDVSLREIAEITGGYVGSDLESIAREAAMVALREDDDAEHVEMRHFRQAMENVRPTITDEIMEYYEQVEEQFKGGGGGEGLAGRGGGGRIGFQ, encoded by the coding sequence ATGAACGAAGTGCAACTCGAAGTGGCGAAGGCGTACCCGAACGATTCGGGACGCGGTATCGCCCGTCTCGATCCCGACACGTTGCTCCACCTGAAGCTCTCTCCAGGGGATATCATCGAAATCGAGGGGGCCGAGACGACGGCGGCGAAGGTGTGGCGCGCCGACCGGCAGGACTGGAACACCGACACCGTTCGGATCGACGGGTTCACGCGGCAGAACGCCGATGTCGGCATCGGCGAGCGTGTCACGATCCGCAAGGCCGAAGCGACGAAAGCCGAGAAACTCGTGCTCGCGCCGCCGGAGGAGGCGAGCGTCCAGTTCGGCTCCGACGCCGCGGGCATGGTCAAACGCCAGATCCTCAAGCGCCCGGTCGTCGAGCGCGACATCGTGCCCGTGATGAGCAGCACGAACCACCCGTTCATGCGCTCGCCGGGACAGGCCATCCCGCTCATCGCCGTCGAGACGGAGCCCGACGGCGTCTGTCTGGTCACCGAAGACACCGAGGTCGAACTCCGCGAGGAGCCGATCTCCGGGTTCGAGAAGACGGGTGGCGGCATCACCTACGAGGACATCGGCGGCCTCCAGAGCGAGATCCAGCGGGTCCGGGAGATGGTCGAACTCCCGATGAAGCATCCGCAGATCTTCAAGAAACTCGGCATCGAGCCCCCGCAGGGTGTCCTCCTGCACGGGCCGCCGGGAACGGGGAAGACCCTCCTCGCCAAAGCGGTCGCCAACGAGACGTCGGCGAGTTTCTTCTCCATCGCCGGTCCCGAGATCATCTCGAAATACTACGGCGAGTCCGAACAGCAGTTGCGCGAAATCTTCGAGGACGCCAAAGACGAGTCGCCCTCGATCATCTTCATCGACGAACTCGACTCCATCGCGCCGAAACGCGAGGACGTGACCGGCGAGGTCGAGCGCCGGGTCGTCGCCCAGCTGCTGACGATGATGGACGGCCTCGAAACCCGCGGCCAGGTTATCGTCATCGCGGCGACCAACCGCGTCGACTCGGTCGACCCCGCGCTACGGCGGCCGGGCCGATTCGACCGCGAGATCGAAATCGGCGTCCCGGACGAAGGAGGGCGGAAAGAGATCCTTCAGATCCACACGCGTGGCATGCCGCTCTCGGACGACGTGAGTCTGGATCACCTCGCCGACGAGACCCACGGCTTCGTCGGTGCCGACATCGAGAGTCTCACCAAGGAGGCGGCGATGAAGGCGCTCCGGCGCTACCTCCCCGAGATCGACCTCGACGAGGAGGACATTCCGCCGAGTCTCATCGACCGAATGATCGTCAAGCGCGACGACTTCGGCGGCGCGCTGAACGAGGTGGAGCCGTCGGCCATGCGCGAGGTGCTGGTCGAACTTCCGAAGATCACGTGGGACGACGTGGGCGGTCTCGACGACCCCAAACAGAAGGTCAAAGAGGCGGTCGAGTGGCCGCTCTCCTCGCCGGAGAAGTTCGACCGCATGGGCGTCGACCCGCCGAAAGGCGTCCTCCTGTACGGCCCGCCCGGCACGGGGAAGACGCTGATGGCGAAGGCCGTCGCCAACGAGACCAACGCCAACTTCATCTCGGTGCGGGGTCCGCAGCTCCTCTCGAAATGGGTCGGTGAAAGCGAGAAGGCGATCCGGCAGACCTTCCGGAAGGCCCGGCAGGTGTCGCCGACCGTCATCTTCTTCGACGAACTCGACTCGCTCGCGCCCTCGCGCGGGAACGAGGTCGGCAACAACGTCTCCGAGCGGGTCGTCAACCAGCTCCTGACCGAACTCGACGGGCTGGAGGACATGGAGGACGTGATGGTGATCGCGGCGACCAACCGGCCGGATATGATCGACCCCGCGCTCCTGCGCTCCGGGCGCTTCGACCGCCTGGTGTTCATCGGCGAACCCGAACAGGAGGGTCGCGAGCAGATCCTGAAGATCCACACGCGCGATTCGCCGCTCGCGCCCGACGTGAGCCTGCGCGAAATCGCGGAGATCACCGGCGGCTACGTCGGCTCCGACCTGGAGAGCATCGCCCGCGAGGCGGCGATGGTTGCGCTCCGCGAGGACGACGACGCCGAACACGTCGAGATGCGCCACTTCCGGCAGGCGATGGAGAACGTCCGGCCCACGATCACCGACGAGATCATGGAGTACTACGAGCAGGTCGAAGAGCAGTTCAAGGGCGGCGGTGGCGGCGAGGGACTCGCCGGTCGCGGTGGCGGCGGTCGCATCGGATTCCAGTAA
- a CDS encoding DUF7563 family protein codes for MPECQNCGSFVTRDYARVFTPTGVDEPRVCPRCDDLVRDGGDVRDARSPR; via the coding sequence ATGCCCGAGTGTCAGAACTGTGGCTCGTTCGTCACCCGTGATTACGCCCGGGTGTTCACGCCGACTGGCGTCGACGAACCCCGGGTCTGTCCCCGCTGTGATGACCTGGTCCGCGACGGTGGCGACGTGCGCGACGCTCGGTCGCCGCGCTAA